From the genome of Aspergillus oryzae RIB40 DNA, chromosome 4:
GACCTCGCAGATTCCATGAGATATCATTCCTATATCAGACTTGCCACCCGTGGGTGTAAGCACGGGCCCTCACACGTATTCATGTCAAGATACGTCTCATGTAAGGTGGCCTGTCATGCATTGTGAATGTGGCATGGCTATCACCTACAGAATAACGTAACTACCGCCCACATAGCCAGTGAACAATACCTGGGCCTGTTGGTCGTGTGAGGTAACAGTCACCCATATTCATAAGCTCTTAGACATAACAATATTGAGGTTGGTTTGAAGCCTTACTCTAACTGGCCATCTGCTGGTCGCTCTCATTTGTCATCTGAAGCCGATATCAATGACAGACAAACTTTCTTCCAGTATTCGTATCGCGCTATCGGCTTCGGTTCATCGAGGGAATGGCGTGGAATGAAATAATGCATGGCAGTCTGATCTAACATGCACCTCGTCCTTTATGGACCACCAAACTTGAGGTTAGACACTGCGCTAAGCACATTTTCTGATTGAATTAACTGTTAAAGGCTCCAGTATCCtgaaaagataaaaagtcCCACCTCTGGCCAGGTCCCTCACTGCTCGAATTGTCTCTCGATCAACCTTTCTTACTTATAAAAACCAGAGAGCCAAGAGCGGCTCTAAGAAAAATCCACTAACAAAATCCATAACACTTGGTTCTTAGTCAACTTTATTCCTCCTCAGCGCTATGTCCGGTATCCTTGCAAGCTTGGAGTTTGAACAAATTGCAGTGTACAAACCTGGGGAGGTTGAGTATGAAAAGTCTGTTGCGACTGCATATCTGCTGTACCGCTTCGCGAGACCTTCATACGTAGTTCAGCCTACACATCCTGCCCAGGTTCAGGACATTGTGAGGTACCTCATCGAGTATAATGACAGACAGAAGCCAGACTCCCAGGTATCCATCACGATCAAGAATGGCAGTCATTCTTATGCAGGGTTCTCCTCCACCGATAAGGGGATCTTGTTGGACCTCTCAAAGATGAATAGGGTGAAGCTCAACCTGGACAAAGTCTCTCATCCAAAATCAGTTATCATCAGAGGGGGTGCCTTATGGGGTCATTTATATAAGCAATTGATCAACGGGAGGCATAAAGGGTACATGCTCGCTGGTGGGGACTGTTCCACTGTCGGAGTGAGTGGTTTTGTTCTGGGTGGTGGTCTCAGCGCGTTCTCCAGAAGCCTCGGAATGGCATGCGATAATTTGACGGAGGCGACCATAATTACTGCCGACGGTAGAATGGTTACAGTTGGGGAGAACAGTGACCCGGATTCAGATGAAGGCAAACTATTCTGGGCACTCCGTGGTGGCGGTGCCGGGAACTTTGGTATTGTCGTCCAGCTGAAAATGAAcatccaccagctccagaaaGAGGACGATAGTGCTAGGACTCGGGAAACGGTGATAGCTGGAAGATACACATGGTTTCCATATCccggggaggtggaagaagctAAACTTATGGCCACGATGAATGAGTCCTATACGACGAAGTGGGTGGATAGCCTCGCCATTCACAGTACATGGATCTGCGATCTCCAAGAGGCCAGGACTCTACCTGCAATTCGCTTCATTGTCTACCACAATGGCGAGAAGAATAGCATCGATAAGCAGCTTGACAAATTGGTCGAACAAGGGAATCCATCGGATCAAACGAGCGAGCGGAGGCGGGAGTTGGCGAAACCTCTCAGAAGGCGAACCGACTACGCTGTTCCTTCATGAGACCCTTCTAACTCAGTGGTCCGAGGAAACCCAAATGTTCTTTCCTTCTGACAAGTCCTACAAGTACTTTTCCTCCTTTGTGTTCGAGAACGATGAAAGCACAATCAAGGAAGTTACCTCCATGATCAAAGACAGGATGAGAGCTTTCAGAAACCAGTTCTCAGGACAACAGGGTTTGCTGCAGGTTACGCCTATTCATTCTGGAGGCAAGGCAGGGAGCCCCGCTGCCAACGCCACGGCCTTCCCCCGGCGGAAGGACATATGTTATATCACATACATTATGGTgcggtggagagaaaaatggttgggggaggagatgaagtcattctGAGTGAGTTTCACTGGAGAGTTGAGGGAGAAGTCTATGAAAGGGAAGGCAGCATTCATCAATTTCGCCGAAAAAAATACTACGCCGCAACCAATATGAAGATGCTTACTACGATGTGAACGTCATCAAGTTGCAGGAAGTTAAGGCACACTGGGACCGGAAGAACCTTTTCCACTTCTCTCAGAGCAATCAGCTCGTGTCACCGGAAGCCGGATATGCGGCAGGTGACTCCTATCGTCCTGCGACAGATGAACAGCTTGTCCACGATCAATGGGAAAGCTCTACATCTACACTTCCCCAAACGAATGACTTTCCTGGAATTGAAGGATATCCCTACTCGGGGTTTTGAGATACGAGTGGGAAAGGGTTTGGTAAGTGTATATGTATTCACACCCGCTTGTGCTGATATCCTTCGTAACTAATTGTAATTTTTTTGAAAGCTTCCTAGTGGCTGAGCTTCGCTTGCAGCATGTGAGCTGATACAATCACAGTCATCTAAGTGAATATCACGACCTTTCTCTGCTCTACTGCCCATTCATTTGTATGAGCCAATGTGCACTTGATTGTAGACTCTCAATTTAGAGTCGATTATCTTCCCTCTATAGCTTCTTATCAGCTACCATATCAGCACCAAACTGTGCAATTTACATAACTAAGGACCATGCTATATAAAAGACCATTTGACTCAAATCACCAGATATTGCTGGTAGTTCGCACCTACTGTGTTTAATTTCCCATCGGAAAAGCCGATGGTATCGGCAACGCGCCGAGCCCTAACCAGCTCCGAGGCAATTAAACGGACCATTGGTAGGAAGGATTAAATATGATCAAATGTTCTAAAGAAAGTTTAATAAATAAACGAATACACAAACAAGCAGCCTCCTTGGGCGATAACCGAAGCTGCATTCATTTACGAATTCTCGGCTTTCCTAATTAGGATATTGATCAGATCCGAAACATTGCATCCTACAGCCGAAGCACTAGATACAAGGGGCTGAGAGTAATACTCTACTTGGCAAAGTCTAACCTCATATCATCGGAATTTAATTCCCTCCGTTAATCTGGGGTAGACCAGATCATGACCGGCCCGGTGGACCTCAACCTTTCCACTTCAGGAAGCTGGAGCCATAGATTAAGTATCGACCTCCACAAAGCCCTTCCCCGGATGTAACTCTGCAAAGCTTGATAGATTGAAGAATGAATCTATGTTCAAATGTACCCCACCGGAAGAATACTATAGCAATATGAAGGACATAGCATAACTATATAACACAgaccctctcttcctcttcacacaaagaaaagcatcaAGTCTTCATTCCATCCGCTACAACACAAAGTTACTCAATCCACAAAGCCATTTTAAGTCACAATGATGCTCCCCAAatccctcctccccctctccatcatcttcctcccatGCGCCCAAGCATGCCTCGAAGTCGTCGGCACCCTTTTCGTCTCCCACTCTACCTCATGGAACGTCCAGTTGAAGGACGACGGGGAACAGACCTGCAGCTTCAACTGTAATGCATGGACAACCACCTGCGATGCAACCTGCAACGATGGCTATAAGGCCAAATGGACAACGACCACAGATTGGAGACATCAGCCCGGAAAGCTGCATTACGATACACCCCATGGATCGTACGACCTGGATGTGCCAGTTGAGGACGGCTCGGAGGTGACGTACAATTGCTGTGGTGGTAATGTGCCGTGTCAGTGTACTCAGATTACCTACCGAGGAAACTTCTGGTGCTGAGTTGGGGGAGTTACTTATTTGTGAGTTTTGACTCTAGGCTTTTAAGAAGGACTTGAGCGTTGAATGTACTGATATGTAGAGTCTAGGGGTTGGAATATCTGGGAAAGTGAAGGGATGGCACTTTGGGTATTAGTTGGGTAATAGCTGCGTTGGGAACCGAGGCTTCGAACACATGTTGTGTACGCTTGCTTATCTCGTTGGTTGCCTGGGGAGAGATATACATAGCCAGTCAATTAAGAGATAATTATTTACAATGTATGTAATTCTCTGGGTATACCCTTGTGGAATGATGTTTTACATCTTTCTATATGTCTTGCTCTGTAGGACCTGAATGCACCAAAACAATTAGGATCAGATCGACTGGCGCACAGTGGTAGAATGTATTACCAAACCATGGACCGACACGGATATATCAATATACATCCTTGCAGTGAGAAAGACCGGACAGTAATATTGAGCAAGGAAGGAGTCTAGGGATGCATAGATAAACAGATAGATAAGATGCGTCGCTATATGATTAAAACCGGGATGGTAAAGCGGGGTAGCGTGTTATCTTCAGATAGACGACTCTCataaacaaacaacagaACCACACTGGCAGTCTCATTGCACATCATGGAGCAGCTCTCTCTATCAGGCATCTCACCGAAGGCGGACTTTGAGAATATTCCAATCATTGACGTCGCAGCTTTAAAGAGTCCGGATCGCAGAGAACGACAGAGACTAGCGAGGGAAATCTATGATGCCTGCACACAGGTTGGGTTCTTCTACATTAAGGTGACTTACATCTCTTCACGATTCCAAATTCCACTGATCATTAACATATGTCCTGCAGAATCATGGGATATCGGAGGAGCTAATAATGGCTCTTCACGATGCGGCGCATCGATTCTTCGCCCTCCCAGAAGAGCAGAAAATGGAATATTCTGTGGCGAAGTCGAAGGTGTGTATTTACCCAAGGGATCCAataccaaagaagaaatgctTAAATAATTGATAGAAATATCGTGGATTCATGCCCGTATATGCAGAGGAAATATCGAACGCTGATGATCCGTGTGAGCGCACCGATACAAATAATATAGGCGCGCTTCTGGAATCATTTGATATCGGTTATGAAATCCTCGCTGATCCCCAACGTGCAGCAGATGATGTGCTTCCCCCAGACACATATGATCTATACGGAGACAACCAGTGGCCCAGCAATGAGGTGCTTCCAAAATTCCGAGAAACGTATTTGCTGTATTGTGCCGAGGCACTCACCCTCTGTCGAAGACTAATGAGAAGCTTTGCACTTGCCCTTGGCCTCGACGAGGGTTTCTTTGACCCCGTGATGAACTTTCCGGGGGTCACATCCCGCCTCTTGCATTACCCACCCCAGACTGTGGAGGGAGAGGTCAGAGATGGGCTCGGGGCTCACACGGTAGGCGATCGAATCCTAACATTATGTCCTGCTGCCGGCCCAGCTAATGGTGATCGTTTCACTTAGGACTACGAATGCTTTACGATTTTGTCTCAAGATAACGTACCCGCATTGCAAGTCCGTAACGCTCGCGGCGAATGGGTGGTGGCGCCTCCTATTCCAGGGACGCTGGTTGTGAACATCGCTGATTGCTTGTCTAAGTGGTAGGCGCTTGACCTTTGTGATGGTTATATGGATGTTGACCCCCCTAGGACAAATGAGACCTTCAAGTCCACTGTTCACCGAGTCATCAATCTTACTGGTCAAGAACGTTATTCAatccccttcttcttcggagtCGACTATAATACCACAGTGTCAGTCCTGCCAAGTTGTATCTCCGATGACAGGCCGGCATGTGTAAAGCCGTTCGAGGCTGGTAAGGTGAGTACACTATGAACTATATTCTTGGGTGAATTGTTAGTGGCTAACAATCCATGGTTGCAGTTCGTGCGTGCACAACTAGCGAAGACCTATGTTGCTTACGGTGAGGAACCTTCCACTAAGGCACGGTGACGTACTTCTATGACTAGCAGAGCCCTAGATAAGTAGGTAGATCCTTGCTGGAATGAGAACAGCAAGGTTTAGTTTTAAATCTAATCTTGACCTATCTTACACCTAGTTATTTTTACTCTATTGAAGATTGTGGAGGCAGCCTTTAGCGAAATTAGCAGTTAGAAAAAGCTTTATATACGGAATCCTTCTTAAGACAGAATACATCATCCAGTAACACTCACAAAAACAGCACTAAAGTGTCAGAACAGTCCCACAGTGCCTCATTCTAGTTAGAAGGAGCCTCTACAAACAACAGCTCTTATCTCAAAAATAAGATCTGAACAAGGTAACTCTTTGCAAGTCAGGCACAGCTCGTACTCAACATGCAAAAGTCGATTATGTGCTAATAATGAATAAtgtcgagaaagagattcaTTCGTTATTACTATAAAACAAAAACGTATCTGTCATCATATCCAGACATCCTGCTCTCTCAAAGCGTCGGCCAAGAAGGATCGATAGGCTCCAAATCACCAGCTCCATGAAAGTCCTCCAAAATCTCCGCCTGTTCACTCAAGAGTATTCGATCGGCCTGAGTACCAATTTTGGCCAAATCGCGCCATCGCGCAAAATCGTCCGGGTTGCGTTTATCTCCATGGGCAGCCACGCTCTCAGTCCAGTGTCCCTTTGAGAAAGCCAGCAAGGTACTCAAGCATTTGTTGGTGATGTCCCAGCACATAGAGCAAATGGTACCGGTCTCTTCAAGCCAATTAATCTGCCACAGTTCTCCGGGGCGGATACACTGGTATGTCGCAGCCTGGAAATTCTTACGACCGGCCATCGGGCCACCGTGGATAGCGTAAACTACTCTGTCCTCGTTGTAGATCCAGAACTCGTAGCGCCATTTCTCGGGGTTGCCGTTGGCATCTTGGGCGGCGTACTCATAGATAATATGGCGGTTGCGGAGGTCGGCGTCAAAGGTTGAGCCTTCGAGTTGAGGGAGGACGGGCATATCTGAGGGATTGAAAGCGGAAAAGGCCAGAAGATATGATAGAAAAGCTTAGTCTAGAAGAATAGTAGAGAATGGTGTGGTTAAACACCTTTTCGTAAGAGAAATCCATAAGGTTTATATACTTTAGCATTTAGTAAAGTCTATCAGACACCCCTGCTCTTAGCCGAAGGATCTGCCGATCTGCCCCAAATAATCCCCCAATAGCACTCCGAGGTGCTTAGACTAAGCATGCAACTACTCAAAGTTTAATGCTATACGGACTAAGCTAATCGGACGTCTCGGCCTGCTCGAAAGTCTAGAATATCCTCACAACCATTCTTTGTAACTGGTGGTGTCTTGACAGTATGCGTAGTACGGCAAGCCATTGCGGCCAGTCCGCATTCATTTATTTTCCTATATTCTTAACTTATGTCTGCCGGCAGAATAGTTTACTATACTAGATCAATTTGAATTGATTACTTAGTCTGCTTAATCTGCTTAGTCTACTTAGTCTGGCTAATCTGCGTGGTCTGCGTGGCCTCAATGGTCTACTTAGAGTTTTAGTCTACGTATTGAATTAATTAGAATTTAGGCTTACCGCAGTACTGACTAATAAAAGGCGGTCCCCTGAGCGGTAAAAGGTCagccagaaagaaaaaggaaaggaaaggataaaAAAGGCcaaaaataatagaaaatgAATTAATGCGGAGTGGCAGCATTGGCTTGCCGTATTG
Proteins encoded in this window:
- a CDS encoding FAD-binding oxidoreductase (predicted protein); this translates as MSGILASLEFEQIAVYKPGEVEYEKSVATAYLLYRFARPSYVVQPTHPAQVQDIVRYLIEYNDRQKPDSQVSITIKNGSHSYAGFSSTDKGILLDLSKMNRVKLNLDKVSHPKSVIIRGGALWGHLYKQLINGRHKGYMLAGGDCSTVGVSGFVLGGGLSAFSRSLGMACDNLTEATIITADGRMVTVGENSDPDSDEGKLFWALRGGGAGNFGIVVQLKMNIHQLQKEDDSARTRETVIAGRYTWFPYPGEVEEAKLMATMNESYTTKWVDSLAIHSTWICDLQEARTLPAIRFIVYHNGEKNSIDKQLDKLVEQGNPSDQTSERRRELAKPLRRRTDYAVPS
- a CDS encoding uncharacterized protein (predicted protein) — protein: MEQLSLSGISPKADFENIPIIDVAALKSPDRRERQRLAREIYDACTQVGFFYIKVTYISSRFQIPLIINICPAESWDIGGANNGSSRCGASILRPPRRAENGIFCGEVEEEISNADDPCERTDTNNIGALLESFDIGYEILADPQRAADDVLPPDTYDLYGDNQWPSNEVLPKFRETYLLYCAEALTLCRRLMRSFALALGLDEGFFDPVMNFPGVTSRLLHYPPQTVEGEVRDGLGAHTITYPHCKSVTLAANGWWRLLFQGRWL
- a CDS encoding uncharacterized protein (predicted protein), producing MPVLPQLEGSTFDADLRNRHIIYEVVYAIHGGPMAGRKNFQAATYQCIRPGELWQINWLEETGTICSMCWDITNKCLSTLLAFSKGHWTESVAAHGDKRNPDDFARWRDLAKIGTQADRILLSEQAEILEDFHGAGDLEPIDPSWPTL